A genomic window from Flavobacterium sp. I3-2 includes:
- a CDS encoding exonuclease SbcCD subunit D yields the protein MKFLHTSDWHIGQTFYDFDRHQEHQAFLNWLNQTISEQDIDVLLVAGDIFDTANPSGASITLFYSFLSEITNAYPNLQVVIIAGNHDSAIRLEMPIPLLQNTKVSIIGNVKKNVDKSIDYDALTISLTNYQNEVEVFCLAVPFLRIGDYPKNEAGVYEYNYGISKFYTEAFDNINLKKKSNQTIIAMGHLHAMGVETNIEDTAERPIIGGVENINTSSFPSDLKYVALGHIHKPQRLSANDAIRYSGSPIPLSFSEKTYKHQVVIFEINKGIFENLEIIEIPIHTPLLSIPKQNKVWEEVLFELENLPIKNDEDKNAPYLEVKVLLDKPIPDLKNRIQEIVQTKNVRLARIDTKLPRKDKSSNENVLVNEIELYNLQPIQVLNTIYNDKYNEDIPEEFNQMFNDILVEINQENQN from the coding sequence ATGAAATTTTTACATACTTCAGATTGGCACATCGGACAAACGTTTTATGATTTTGACCGTCATCAAGAACATCAAGCTTTTTTAAATTGGTTAAATCAAACCATATCAGAACAAGATATCGATGTTTTGTTGGTTGCTGGAGATATTTTTGATACCGCAAATCCTTCTGGAGCTTCAATCACTTTGTTTTATTCGTTTTTAAGTGAAATTACCAATGCGTATCCAAATCTACAAGTTGTAATAATTGCAGGAAATCACGATTCGGCAATTCGTTTAGAAATGCCCATTCCCCTACTTCAAAATACTAAAGTTTCGATAATTGGTAACGTAAAAAAAAATGTTGATAAATCTATTGATTATGATGCATTAACCATTTCGTTAACCAACTATCAAAATGAAGTTGAAGTATTTTGTTTAGCTGTGCCGTTTTTACGAATTGGCGATTATCCAAAAAATGAAGCTGGAGTTTATGAATATAATTACGGAATTTCTAAATTTTATACCGAAGCTTTTGATAACATAAATTTAAAGAAAAAATCGAATCAAACCATCATTGCGATGGGCCATTTACACGCAATGGGTGTTGAAACTAATATTGAAGATACTGCCGAAAGACCGATTATTGGCGGCGTAGAAAACATCAATACTTCAAGTTTTCCTTCAGATTTAAAATATGTAGCTCTTGGTCATATTCATAAACCACAACGACTTTCGGCAAACGATGCTATTCGTTATTCTGGAAGTCCGATTCCGTTATCATTTTCTGAAAAAACATACAAACATCAAGTCGTTATTTTTGAAATCAATAAAGGAATTTTTGAAAACTTAGAAATTATTGAAATTCCAATTCATACACCACTTTTAAGTATTCCGAAACAAAATAAAGTTTGGGAAGAAGTTTTATTTGAATTAGAAAATCTTCCGATTAAAAATGATGAAGATAAAAACGCACCTTACCTCGAAGTCAAAGTTTTGTTAGATAAGCCAATTCCTGATTTAAAAAACAGGATTCAAGAAATTGTACAAACTAAAAATGTGAGATTAGCTCGAATTGATACCAAGCTTCCTCGAAAAGACAAATCGTCAAATGAAAATGTTTTAGTAAACGAAATTGAATTATATAATTTGCAACCTATTCAAGTTTTAAACACCATTTATAACGATAAATATAACGAAGATATCCCCGAAGAATTCAATCAAATGTTTAACGATATTTTAGTTGAAATTAATCAAGAAAACCAAAATTAA
- a CDS encoding MBOAT family O-acyltransferase has translation MLFNSIEFMFFLPIVYLLYWFVTNKKLSLQNILLLVSSYIFYACWDWRFLFLLMFSTFLDYFCGIRIDKEQNQFKRKLWLFLCVGINVGFLGFFKYYNFFIDNFVLLIESFGFQAHISSLQIILPVGISFYTFHGLSYVIDIYKRKISSEKNFVEYSLFVSYFPLLVAGPIERATHLLPQIKKPRFFNREQSVSGLKQILWGFFKKVVIADNCAFFVNQIFDNSAEQNGSTLFLGAVLFAFQIYGDFSGYSDIAIGTSKLFGIDLLKNFNFPYFSRDISEFWRRWHISLSSWFRDYLYIPLGGSRGGTWMKVRNTFIIFIVSGFWHGANWTFIVWGALNAIFMMPAMISGTNRHYLDVVAQGKIFPTMKEILQLFSTFTLTVFAWIFFRAENLNHALNYIKGIFTKSFFSIPEFELKTIGILITFFMVVEWFGREQDYAIDKFFLNKKYLRYTFFYLIIILVFWFGTDKQQFIYFQF, from the coding sequence ATGTTATTTAATTCTATAGAATTTATGTTCTTTCTGCCAATAGTTTATCTTTTATATTGGTTTGTAACGAACAAAAAATTAAGTTTACAGAATATTTTACTATTAGTTTCAAGTTATATTTTTTATGCTTGTTGGGATTGGCGATTTTTATTTTTATTGATGTTTTCTACATTCTTAGATTATTTTTGTGGAATTCGAATTGATAAAGAGCAAAATCAATTCAAAAGAAAATTATGGTTGTTTTTATGTGTTGGAATTAATGTTGGTTTTTTAGGATTTTTTAAATATTACAATTTTTTCATAGACAATTTTGTTTTATTAATTGAATCTTTTGGTTTTCAAGCTCATATTTCTTCTTTACAAATTATTCTTCCAGTTGGAATTTCATTTTATACTTTTCATGGTTTATCATACGTAATTGATATTTACAAACGAAAAATTTCATCAGAAAAAAACTTTGTTGAATATTCACTTTTCGTAAGTTATTTTCCTCTTTTAGTTGCTGGACCAATCGAAAGAGCTACTCATTTATTACCTCAAATTAAGAAACCTCGTTTTTTTAATCGTGAACAATCTGTATCTGGATTAAAACAAATTTTGTGGGGCTTTTTCAAGAAAGTAGTTATTGCAGATAATTGTGCTTTTTTTGTAAATCAAATATTTGATAATTCAGCAGAGCAAAACGGAAGTACTTTATTTTTAGGCGCGGTACTTTTCGCTTTTCAGATTTATGGTGATTTTTCAGGTTATTCAGATATTGCAATTGGAACTTCCAAACTGTTTGGAATTGATTTATTAAAGAACTTTAATTTCCCGTATTTTTCGCGTGATATTTCCGAATTTTGGAGACGTTGGCACATTTCGTTATCATCTTGGTTTCGTGATTATTTATATATTCCGTTAGGAGGAAGTAGAGGTGGAACCTGGATGAAAGTCAGAAATACTTTTATTATTTTTATTGTAAGTGGATTTTGGCATGGTGCTAATTGGACATTTATTGTTTGGGGAGCATTAAATGCAATTTTTATGATGCCAGCCATGATTTCTGGAACAAACAGACATTATTTAGACGTGGTTGCTCAAGGGAAAATTTTTCCAACAATGAAAGAAATATTGCAATTATTTTCCACTTTTACATTAACTGTTTTTGCTTGGATATTTTTTAGGGCCGAAAACTTAAATCATGCATTAAATTATATTAAAGGAATTTTTACGAAAAGTTTTTTCTCTATTCCTGAATTTGAATTAAAAACAATTGGTATTTTAATTACCTTTTTTATGGTTGTTGAATGGTTTGGAAGAGAGCAAGATTATGCAATTGACAAATTCTTTTTAAACAAGAAGTATTTGCGATATACCTTTTTCTATTTGATTATTATTTTAGTTTTTTGGTTTGGAACCGATAAACAGCAATTTATTTATTTCCAATTTTAA
- a CDS encoding SGNH/GDSL hydrolase family protein, whose protein sequence is MKKFIIKTTLFISPFIVLQLIALFLFNTKNGDLIRVGQMYEMFPSYRNNLTNELENQTYFEEINDINTSGKSIKYFLVGDSFTNDKNGYKNYLGFLSNEKVASLHLNLLVNDNPIQTLYALTKTDFFRNNKIEFAVVESVERYLAYRGNTFDPNITIEKTKYEPPFYEAERDFHFKLTDKEFPNKSIFTLPFNTFRYFNEAEDFNQIYRFNTKKNLFSVDKNEVFCYHEDLDLLADNNWPNNIENLKKALESLQIELEKQNVKLVFLPAPNKLTAYYDYIITEKKIEKPIILSEIENTTKKYIYVNPLKSVNAFDNNNKKDFYFYDDTHWSFLGSKAVAEQIISETK, encoded by the coding sequence ATGAAAAAATTTATAATAAAAACAACGTTGTTTATTTCGCCATTTATTGTTTTACAGTTAATTGCTCTTTTTTTATTTAATACTAAAAATGGTGATTTAATTCGTGTTGGTCAGATGTACGAAATGTTTCCATCATATCGAAATAACTTGACAAATGAATTAGAAAATCAAACTTATTTTGAAGAAATTAATGATATAAATACAAGTGGCAAAAGCATTAAATATTTTTTAGTTGGCGATTCATTTACAAATGATAAAAATGGATACAAAAATTATTTAGGTTTTTTGAGCAATGAAAAAGTTGCTTCACTACATTTGAATTTATTAGTAAATGACAATCCAATACAAACGCTTTATGCATTAACAAAAACTGATTTTTTTAGAAATAATAAAATAGAATTTGCTGTTGTAGAAAGTGTAGAGCGATATTTAGCTTATAGAGGAAATACTTTTGACCCAAATATTACAATTGAAAAAACGAAATATGAACCGCCTTTTTATGAAGCTGAGAGAGATTTTCATTTTAAGTTAACTGATAAAGAATTTCCAAATAAATCTATATTTACTTTACCTTTTAATACTTTTAGATATTTTAATGAAGCAGAAGATTTTAATCAAATTTATCGTTTCAATACCAAGAAAAATTTATTTTCTGTAGATAAAAATGAAGTTTTTTGTTATCATGAAGATTTAGATTTACTTGCTGATAATAATTGGCCAAATAATATTGAAAATTTAAAAAAAGCTCTTGAAAGTTTGCAAATTGAATTAGAAAAACAAAATGTAAAATTAGTTTTTTTACCAGCTCCAAATAAATTGACTGCATATTATGATTATATAATTACAGAAAAAAAGATTGAAAAACCTATTATTTTAAGTGAAATAGAAAATACAACTAAAAAATATATTTATGTAAATCCGTTAAAAAGTGTGAATGCATTTGATAATAATAACAAAAAGGACTTTTATTTTTATGATGATACACATTGGTCATTTTTGGGTTCAAAAGCAGTAGCAGAACAAATTATATCGGAAACAAAATAA